CGGGCAACTCGAAATTCAAACTCGTGTCAACGTTGACCCTCTTGAAGGAATCCATGTTGCCATTCCATTGATCCAACACAGAGATCGATTGGATCGAGGGGTCCACGATCACGTCGTGGCCGGCCGACTTCACCAGCAAGCGTCCAGATATCTGCCCGAACCCCTGGTCCGTCGTCACACTGAAATAGACCCTGATCACCGTTCGACGACCGGCAATCAAGGCAACCGAGTGATTCATGTCCTGGACAGCCTGCGTGACCTCGATCCCCTCGATCGTCACGGACTGGGTATATGGTGCCACAGGCCCGAATTCAGGACCGCCGAGATCTATGCCCGGCGCACCGGGTTGGGCCATCAGCGGCGCGTTCCGCTCGTCGGGGCGACCCATTATCCACCTAACCTAACTGAATGGTAGATCTGACTGAGAGGCGAGGTGACGGACAACCGCCCTACCAGTACCCAGCAGGACATTTCTCCGACGCGACTCGCGCTTTCCTTGTCGCCACACAACCGCAAAGATGGCAGACCCGCTGGTCGCTGCTGCCCACCAGCGCCACACGGTAGACCAGCTTGGTGGGCGGGTCGACAAGATGCGGACAAGAACGGCAAGTGCTGAGCCTCTGCTCGTGAAGATCTTTGGGCGCGAATCGAGCGCCGTCGGCCACCCACGACGCCAGCGAACTCACCAGTCCGCGACCGAGCTGGGTCACGGACCGCTCTGCCGAATCCTGCGGCCGCTCGAAGGCGCGGTTCCCGGCGTCGAACAGGGCCTCCTTGAGCAGATCCGGAGTGCCCCGGCAGATCATCAAATGTGCGGCGAAGCGATCGTCCGCGCGGGCCCGGCGCAGCACGGAGCCCGGGACCGGAGAATCCAATCCGAGGATACGGCCCAGCCGCAGGCACATTTCCTGCCAGCTCGCCCCGTCCTTCTCCACCTCTTCAAGGATGGGGATCATGACTGCCGATTCGCAGCGCGACCCGAGGTCTCCGAGTTCGGGATACGCCGGAAACTGATGGCACCCTGATAGGTCTGGAGCCGGTCGCCCACGGAGGGCAGTTCCGTCGTGCCGATCTGCCCGGCGCCCGAATTTTCGGAACTCACACTGGCAAATAGTGTCGCAGCTTGCTCCAGTGCTCCGGTCACCGTCGTCGCATAATGTGGACCGTCATACTTCTCACGTAAGTGGTACGCCACGGCCTCATAGTCGGCATCCGTAGCCGACGGAGTACCGTCCACATGCGCCTGCAGGACGGACAGAACCAAGGAATAGAACTCCCGATACAGCCCTTTCACACGCAGAAAAGCCCCCGTGAAAAGGATGAACTTCTGCCCGGCACGATACCAGGAAAAGGCGTTCGGTGTCTCTCCGTCCCGATCGATGATGCAAACAGTGTCCGGGTGATATGCTCGATGTTCCTTGAAGAGCCGCAACATCACCGCTTGGTTGCTGGCAATCCAGGTGCCGTGGAACTCGGCATTCTTGGCGACATCCGCGGCCTGGTCGGAAGTCAGGTACCCAACGGCTTCCCGCGGCGGCTGGATTGTCTCGGCCGGCGCGATCGGAACGATCCCCTTCGGCCAGGAGGACGGATTGTTGAGGTAAGCCTGCAACTCGGGTGACGGATAGGATCTGACATACTCAGGACTCCCGGCCACCAGGTTGTTTCCGCCCGGCTCGAACAGGGAAGCGAACGATTCGGCGTTACCTTGTCTTTCGAAGAACGTCTGGATGATGTAGTCGGCGGTGACGACCCCGTTGGAGTTGACAAGGTGACCCGAGGGGTCCGTTCCATCGAAGTCGCCGTCCATGACCAATGTGTGGACAGCGGTATCGACGTTGTCGCACCGGACAGCGAACAATACGTTCGCACTTGCGCCGTCCTTGGTGGTCAGACCATCACCTGGCACCAGGTTCTGGACGGGCTTGAGAGTACGCCTGCCATGCAGAAGGAAAAGATGATCGGGCGTAGTGACCAGGTCCCTCGTGCCGGCTTCTCCGGGAATCTGGTATCTGACCTGCCAGAGGCCGGGAACGATGCGGCGATCCAACGGCCCGGACTGGAGCCGCACTCGGCAGGGTTTCCAATCGAGGTCGAGCCCCGCGGCCAGGACCAGATCCCCCT
This window of the Actinoplanes oblitus genome carries:
- a CDS encoding Hint domain-containing protein → MVSQICLDKIATKPPPLNRPCPSICNEKNFIDGTHCKALGLNDEEPFMTQDPDFGGPGVPGFCYCCCSCFTLGTPIEVAPAQYELIENVQQGDLVLAAGLDLDWKPCRVRLQSGPLDRRIVPGLWQVRYQIPGEAGTRDLVTTPDHLFLLHGRRTLKPVQNLVPGDGLTTKDGASANVLFAVRCDNVDTAVHTLVMDGDFDGTDPSGHLVNSNGVVTADYIIQTFFERQGNAESFASLFEPGGNNLVAGSPEYVRSYPSPELQAYLNNPSSWPKGIVPIAPAETIQPPREAVGYLTSDQAADVAKNAEFHGTWIASNQAVMLRLFKEHRAYHPDTVCIIDRDGETPNAFSWYRAGQKFILFTGAFLRVKGLYREFYSLVLSVLQAHVDGTPSATDADYEAVAYHLREKYDGPHYATTVTGALEQAATLFASVSSENSGAGQIGTTELPSVGDRLQTYQGAISFRRIPNSETSGRAANRQS